In one Desulfurobacterium atlanticum genomic region, the following are encoded:
- a CDS encoding flagellar brake protein, whose translation MKYLEYLKFPVASTSYIVLFFLLIFIAVLFIFTVAFFRSLYHKRKYKLSFMKEAFEHGLTEREAEILWQYSLKEGRDPFLTLEFKAAFEKVVDLYLKEDPSADENIVSQMREKLGFDVVPYFAPLVSTKDIELFQPAKVEIEEGYLAEIVLFDKDERYMYWAFVDSFPKNRIKKGDKITVTFLRKGDAIYKFSVPVEEVYEEKDRLMIKLPHTFNLVRYQRRNYARVEVDILCKLGVLTENGWNWYEGRLKDISMGGARICFPYGDERPQISVLSEVKLEFFLEGRPFSLNGVVVNEDLKEKMLCVGVEFRDVKESDQQFIYKFVKKEQKRLAELYVRSRE comes from the coding sequence ATGAAATATCTTGAGTATTTAAAATTTCCGGTGGCATCAACTTCTTATATTGTTCTTTTCTTTTTGCTGATATTTATAGCGGTACTTTTTATTTTTACTGTAGCTTTTTTCAGGAGCCTATATCATAAGAGAAAATACAAACTTTCTTTTATGAAAGAGGCTTTCGAGCATGGCTTGACTGAAAGGGAAGCAGAAATTTTATGGCAGTACTCTTTGAAAGAAGGTAGAGATCCCTTTTTAACTCTGGAGTTTAAAGCAGCTTTTGAAAAAGTTGTTGACCTGTATTTAAAGGAGGATCCTTCTGCTGATGAAAATATTGTTTCTCAGATGAGAGAAAAGCTCGGCTTTGATGTCGTTCCCTATTTTGCACCTCTTGTATCAACCAAGGACATAGAGCTATTCCAGCCGGCTAAAGTAGAAATTGAAGAGGGATATTTGGCTGAAATAGTTCTTTTTGATAAAGATGAAAGGTATATGTATTGGGCTTTTGTTGATTCTTTTCCTAAGAATAGGATTAAAAAAGGGGATAAGATAACGGTTACTTTTTTGAGAAAAGGGGATGCCATCTATAAGTTTTCAGTTCCGGTTGAAGAGGTTTATGAAGAAAAAGACAGACTTATGATTAAGCTTCCTCATACATTTAATCTTGTTCGTTATCAGAGAAGAAATTATGCGAGAGTTGAAGTGGACATTCTTTGTAAATTAGGCGTTTTAACTGAAAATGGTTGGAATTGGTATGAAGGAAGATTAAAAGATATAAGTATGGGTGGTGCAAGGATCTGCTTCCCTTATGGTGATGAAAGACCTCAAATATCTGTTTTATCTGAAGTAAAGCTTGAGTTCTTCCTTGAAGGGAGGCCATTTTCTTTAAATGGGGTAGTTGTTAATGAAGATTTAAAGGAAAAGATGTTGTGTGTTGGGGTGGAATTTAGGGATGTTAAGGAATCTGATCAGCAGTTCATTTATAAATTTGTTAAGAAAGAGCAGAAAAGACTTGCTGAACTTTATGTGAGAAGTAGAGAATGA
- a CDS encoding APC family permease, with protein MMVREEKLGLKELIAIGVGGMIGGGIFSVLGVAVGFAGNGAPLSFFIDMLIALAAGYHYVKLALTFRDDGASYTYLKKAFPDKPSIAAVEGWIVIIGYVGTLALYAFTFGAYGADLFGLSDSLFLRIVLSVGMLLFFFFINLKGVRTSGLTEDIIVYTKIAILAGFAFIGLLNVDKDRFVPFLNKGVSPVFLGAAVIFVAYEGFQLITNAVRETDNPDKNIPRGIYGSILITGLIYITLAVVAVGALSYDQLIRAKEYALAAVAEPILGSFGKVLISLAALMATSSAVNSTLFGASRMMAEMAEEKIMPPFLGKRDRAGVPFIALAVMTFFAILFTAAGTLSVIAEFSSITFLLVSIGVSLANIRLKDKTKARIDVAILGLILMCITVATILVYLAFSNLEELVTIMLIYFAVTCLFFFYKKIYHLES; from the coding sequence ATGATGGTGAGAGAGGAAAAGTTAGGGTTAAAAGAGTTAATCGCCATTGGTGTAGGTGGAATGATAGGTGGAGGGATATTCTCAGTTCTTGGCGTAGCTGTTGGCTTTGCAGGAAATGGTGCTCCTTTATCCTTCTTTATAGATATGCTTATAGCTCTTGCAGCTGGTTATCACTATGTTAAGTTGGCACTTACTTTCAGAGATGATGGAGCAAGTTACACCTATCTTAAGAAAGCTTTTCCTGATAAGCCTTCTATAGCTGCTGTTGAAGGCTGGATTGTTATTATAGGATATGTAGGGACGCTTGCACTTTATGCGTTTACTTTCGGTGCTTACGGAGCTGACCTTTTTGGGCTTTCCGATTCTTTATTTTTAAGAATCGTTCTTTCGGTGGGAATGCTGCTCTTTTTCTTTTTTATAAACCTTAAAGGGGTAAGGACTTCTGGGCTTACTGAGGACATTATTGTTTATACCAAGATAGCAATACTGGCGGGTTTTGCGTTTATAGGGCTTTTAAATGTTGATAAGGATAGGTTTGTTCCTTTTTTAAACAAAGGTGTTTCTCCAGTTTTCCTTGGTGCGGCTGTAATTTTTGTTGCCTATGAAGGTTTCCAGCTTATTACAAATGCTGTTAGAGAAACGGATAATCCTGATAAAAATATTCCCCGGGGAATTTATGGTTCAATTCTTATAACAGGTTTGATTTACATTACTCTTGCAGTTGTTGCTGTTGGAGCTCTCTCTTATGACCAGCTTATAAGAGCGAAAGAATATGCTCTTGCAGCTGTTGCAGAACCGATACTTGGCAGTTTTGGTAAGGTTTTAATATCCCTTGCTGCTCTGATGGCTACAAGTTCTGCCGTTAATTCTACTCTTTTTGGAGCTTCAAGGATGATGGCAGAGATGGCGGAAGAGAAAATAATGCCACCTTTTCTTGGTAAGAGAGATAGAGCGGGAGTTCCTTTTATAGCACTTGCAGTTATGACGTTTTTTGCTATCCTTTTTACAGCAGCAGGAACTTTAAGTGTTATTGCTGAGTTTTCAAGTATAACTTTTCTCCTTGTTTCCATAGGGGTTTCTCTTGCAAATATAAGATTGAAAGATAAAACGAAAGCGCGTATTGATGTGGCTATTTTAGGACTTATTCTAATGTGTATTACTGTGGCTACAATACTTGTCTATCTTGCTTTTAGTAATTTAGAAGAGCTTGTAACTATAATGTTAATCTATTTTGCTGTTACCTGTTTGTTCTTTTTCTATAAAAAAATTTACCATCTGGAGAGTTAA
- a CDS encoding MotE family protein produces MRFLAGFMLMVMIVAGMPNFSAAQEVEKSEIKKELQRLLTLREEINKLIAKKEQILKKIVEERKKLAQERKAFEEEIKAVQNERYKKLAKIFSKMDPELAGQKISAMDNMTEAAYIFLNMKERYAGQIMNYVSPEKVKEIVSIMIEIKNNKNSSSK; encoded by the coding sequence ATGAGGTTTTTAGCCGGGTTTATGCTGATGGTGATGATAGTAGCTGGAATGCCTAACTTTTCTGCTGCTCAGGAAGTGGAAAAATCGGAAATTAAAAAGGAACTTCAGCGACTTTTGACATTGAGGGAAGAAATAAACAAACTTATAGCTAAGAAAGAGCAAATTTTAAAAAAGATAGTTGAGGAACGTAAAAAACTTGCACAGGAGAGGAAAGCTTTTGAAGAGGAGATAAAAGCTGTTCAAAATGAAAGGTATAAAAAGCTTGCAAAAATATTTTCAAAAATGGATCCAGAACTTGCCGGTCAGAAAATTTCTGCGATGGATAATATGACAGAGGCAGCTTATATCTTTTTGAATATGAAAGAGCGTTATGCTGGCCAGATTATGAACTATGTTTCTCCTGAAAAGGTAAAAGAAATTGTTAGTATTATGATAGAGATAAAGAATAATAAGAACAGCAGTAGCAAATAG
- a CDS encoding carbonic anhydrase — MEQNSKELIKEILLTNDRFLKGKSRDFFKEHINSQAPKITLVTCSDSRVQTEIFTEDAINKVFIIRNIGNQIENNLGSVDYGVLHLKTPILFILGHTNCGAIKTFISGYENENHSIRYELDHLHIPLKEITKNKGDIQKAIEENIHWQVGIAVKRYKTLIENKELSVLGGIYDFGNYYNKGFGRIVIININGEKERESIKENLTKQDIPAELLEKITI, encoded by the coding sequence ATGGAGCAAAATAGTAAAGAACTGATAAAAGAGATACTACTCACAAACGACCGATTCCTCAAAGGAAAAAGCAGGGATTTTTTTAAAGAACATATAAATTCTCAAGCTCCAAAGATTACACTCGTTACCTGTTCAGATTCAAGAGTACAAACAGAAATTTTTACAGAAGATGCAATAAATAAAGTCTTCATTATAAGAAACATTGGAAATCAAATAGAAAACAATTTAGGCTCTGTAGATTACGGCGTTCTACATCTAAAAACACCAATTCTTTTTATCCTTGGCCATACAAACTGTGGAGCTATAAAAACATTTATATCAGGATATGAAAATGAAAATCATAGTATAAGATATGAACTTGACCACCTTCACATTCCTCTAAAGGAAATAACAAAAAATAAAGGAGATATTCAGAAAGCGATAGAAGAAAACATTCACTGGCAAGTTGGAATAGCTGTAAAAAGATATAAAACTTTAATAGAAAACAAAGAATTGAGCGTCTTAGGAGGCATCTACGACTTTGGGAATTATTATAATAAAGGATTCGGAAGAATAGTTATAATTAATATTAACGGAGAAAAAGAGAGAGAATCAATAAAAGAAAACTTAACAAAGCAAGATATTCCCGCTGAGCTATTAGAAAAAATAACAATTTAA
- a CDS encoding rhodanese-like domain-containing protein: MDQLLKSMDFDFWASGESKISAEKFFPMWKEGKAIMIDVRDEKETALIPLGKFGINIPINQLPDRLSELPEDKLLCLFCAGKLKAAMAYIYLKSKGFDNVKILAATLEEFVSFIKPGKIKKMGLE; this comes from the coding sequence ATGGACCAGCTTCTTAAAAGCATGGATTTTGATTTCTGGGCAAGCGGAGAAAGCAAAATCTCCGCCGAAAAGTTTTTTCCAATGTGGAAAGAAGGAAAAGCGATAATGATTGATGTAAGAGACGAAAAGGAAACCGCTCTCATTCCACTTGGAAAGTTCGGAATAAACATCCCTATCAATCAACTTCCTGATAGGTTAAGTGAGCTACCAGAGGACAAACTTCTATGTCTCTTCTGTGCTGGAAAATTGAAGGCTGCAATGGCCTATATCTATCTTAAAAGTAAAGGATTTGATAACGTAAAAATCCTTGCAGCAACCCTTGAGGAGTTTGTAAGCTTTATTAAGCCAGGGAAAATAAAAAAAATGGGACTTGAGTAA
- a CDS encoding flagellar export protein FliJ, which produces MKALHLFLKHTEYQIKKEEFILKEFLSELDEVETKIESLRKEYSVKKQQLTRVKNGMEISLLLNYCNFILEEIEKKNVEKKQLLHKIQIQKQKLARLNGEKKAVEKFLEKKKRNELINQLVQEGRLADEVFSRVYADGDDSSWNA; this is translated from the coding sequence ATGAAGGCACTCCACTTATTTCTGAAGCATACAGAGTATCAAATAAAGAAAGAGGAATTTATCCTTAAAGAGTTTCTTTCTGAGCTTGATGAGGTTGAAACAAAAATTGAGAGTTTGAGAAAAGAGTATTCTGTGAAGAAGCAGCAGCTTACCAGAGTTAAGAATGGTATGGAAATTTCTCTACTTCTTAATTATTGTAACTTTATTCTTGAAGAGATAGAGAAGAAAAATGTAGAGAAAAAGCAATTACTGCATAAAATTCAGATTCAAAAGCAGAAACTTGCAAGGTTAAATGGAGAGAAAAAAGCTGTTGAGAAGTTTTTGGAAAAGAAGAAGAGAAATGAACTAATAAATCAGCTTGTTCAGGAAGGGAGACTTGCAGATGAGGTTTTTAGCCGGGTTTATGCTGATGGTGATGATAGTAGCTGGAATGCCTAA
- a CDS encoding DUF58 domain-containing protein, producing MSKLSLKIEPITEVFAKRPTLFKLTVKNEKKFFPSFLIKTEIGQSTALIPVVDNKSESSTFTELTFPERGRLQEIKARIVSPFPFGFFYIEKETVINADFIVYPTPLKTEYPKSEEGKKGDEKKAIGSGREEIKKIREYVSGDEIKNIHWKVSARKGTLFTKEFEGKNTAKPLIIELEKLTGTLEEKLSKATYLAIKNSRTKGVGLKSGNVLIKPDKNPITLKKILKYLALYKKEEAE from the coding sequence ATGTCAAAGCTTTCACTAAAAATTGAACCTATAACAGAAGTGTTTGCGAAAAGACCAACACTTTTTAAGCTAACAGTAAAAAACGAAAAAAAGTTTTTCCCATCTTTCCTTATAAAAACTGAAATAGGTCAGAGCACCGCTCTGATACCTGTAGTAGATAATAAAAGTGAAAGCAGTACATTTACAGAACTGACTTTTCCTGAAAGAGGAAGATTACAAGAGATAAAAGCCAGAATTGTTTCTCCATTTCCCTTCGGATTTTTCTACATTGAAAAAGAAACGGTTATAAACGCCGACTTTATCGTATATCCTACACCGCTAAAAACCGAATATCCAAAAAGTGAAGAAGGAAAAAAAGGCGATGAAAAAAAAGCAATCGGAAGCGGCAGAGAGGAGATAAAAAAAATAAGAGAATACGTTTCTGGTGATGAAATAAAGAACATTCACTGGAAAGTTTCGGCAAGAAAAGGAACCCTGTTCACAAAAGAGTTTGAAGGGAAAAACACAGCTAAACCATTAATAATTGAACTTGAAAAACTCACAGGCACTCTTGAAGAGAAGCTGTCAAAAGCAACCTATCTTGCAATAAAAAACAGCAGAACAAAAGGAGTTGGACTAAAAAGCGGTAATGTTTTAATAAAACCTGACAAAAACCCCATAACCCTTAAAAAAATCCTTAAATACCTTGCTCTTTACAAAAAAGAGGAAGCAGAATGA
- the nfo gene encoding deoxyribonuclease IV, with product MKFIGAHVSAAGGVSNAPLNAKNIGAKAFALFTKNQRRWYAKPIPPEEVERFHLNLEESGIPIEYILPHDSYLINLGHPDKEKRQKSLDAFIDEVRRCELLGLKYLNFHPGSHLKMVSEEECLNIVADSINRTLDVTDGVTLVIENTAGQGSNVGYRFEHLAFIIDKVEDKSRIGVCLDTCHLFAAGYDIRTREAYEKTMAEFEEIVGFKYLKGVHLNDAKSELGSRVDRHHSIGKGNLGIEPFRFLMNDERFNNIPMVLETIEPLLWPEEIKLLYSLIKE from the coding sequence ATGAAGTTTATCGGTGCTCATGTTAGTGCTGCAGGGGGAGTTTCAAACGCTCCCTTAAATGCAAAAAATATAGGAGCGAAGGCTTTTGCTCTTTTTACTAAAAATCAAAGAAGATGGTATGCAAAACCGATTCCACCTGAAGAGGTTGAAAGGTTCCATCTGAATCTTGAAGAATCCGGTATTCCAATAGAATATATACTTCCCCACGACAGCTATCTTATAAACCTGGGTCATCCTGATAAAGAAAAAAGGCAGAAATCGCTTGATGCTTTTATTGATGAGGTTAGAAGGTGTGAGCTTCTTGGCTTAAAGTATCTTAACTTCCATCCAGGTAGCCATCTTAAAATGGTTTCTGAGGAAGAGTGTCTTAATATTGTGGCTGATTCTATCAACAGAACTCTTGATGTTACAGACGGAGTTACTCTTGTTATAGAAAATACAGCCGGCCAGGGCAGCAATGTTGGTTATCGCTTTGAGCATCTTGCTTTTATAATTGATAAGGTTGAAGATAAAAGTCGTATAGGAGTGTGTCTTGATACCTGTCATCTTTTTGCGGCAGGGTATGATATTCGCACAAGAGAAGCTTATGAGAAAACGATGGCTGAATTTGAAGAGATTGTTGGATTTAAGTATCTTAAAGGGGTTCATTTAAACGATGCTAAATCTGAGCTTGGAAGTCGTGTTGACCGTCACCACTCAATAGGTAAAGGTAATCTTGGAATTGAGCCTTTCCGCTTTTTAATGAATGATGAGCGGTTTAATAACATTCCTATGGTTCTTGAAACGATAGAACCGCTACTTTGGCCAGAAGAGATAAAACTGCTTTATAGTCTTATAAAGGAGTAA
- a CDS encoding AAA family ATPase → MVQDKLNLCIKVLGKYIKGKETVIRTAFLTILSEGHLLVEDIPGVGKTTLALGIAKILNLSFGRIQCTSDLMPSDITGVSIFNQKTKEFEFKKGPVFNNIVLIDEINRAMPKTQSALLEAMEERQVTVDGKTYKLPEPFFVIATQNPLEQIGAFPLPESQLDRFTAKTAIGYPDRESEIAIVIGKDTREEIETLSPILSKEELLEGVKKTKAIYMSEKIGKYIVDIGWKTRNSKFLESGLSVRGTLTLGKMARANAFLKGRDYVIPEDVLEVALYVIPHRVVPKEEYSSIPREEVIKSILSEVEPPV, encoded by the coding sequence ATGGTTCAGGATAAATTAAATTTATGCATAAAAGTCCTTGGAAAGTATATAAAAGGTAAAGAAACTGTAATCAGAACGGCCTTTTTAACAATCCTTTCGGAAGGGCATCTTTTAGTTGAAGATATTCCCGGCGTTGGAAAAACAACTCTTGCCCTTGGAATAGCAAAAATTTTAAATTTATCATTTGGAAGAATTCAGTGCACTTCAGACCTTATGCCATCAGATATAACAGGCGTTTCCATATTTAATCAAAAAACAAAAGAGTTTGAGTTTAAAAAGGGACCTGTGTTCAACAATATAGTTCTGATAGATGAGATAAACCGTGCAATGCCAAAAACCCAGAGTGCACTTCTTGAAGCTATGGAAGAACGGCAGGTTACAGTTGACGGTAAAACCTACAAACTTCCAGAGCCATTTTTTGTCATAGCCACCCAGAATCCCCTTGAACAGATAGGTGCATTTCCCCTTCCTGAATCACAACTTGACCGCTTCACAGCAAAAACAGCCATAGGATACCCTGACAGGGAATCTGAAATAGCGATAGTTATAGGTAAAGATACCCGGGAAGAGATAGAAACCCTTTCTCCCATCCTTTCAAAGGAAGAGCTTTTAGAAGGAGTGAAAAAAACAAAAGCTATATATATGTCTGAAAAAATCGGGAAATATATCGTTGATATAGGGTGGAAAACAAGAAACAGTAAATTTCTTGAATCTGGACTTTCTGTAAGAGGAACCTTAACCCTTGGAAAAATGGCAAGGGCAAACGCATTTTTAAAAGGAAGAGATTATGTTATTCCTGAAGATGTTTTAGAGGTTGCTCTTTACGTTATTCCCCACAGGGTAGTGCCAAAAGAGGAATACAGTTCCATTCCCAGAGAGGAGGTAATAAAATCAATACTTTCAGAAGTAGAACCTCCCGTTTAA
- a CDS encoding RecB family exonuclease, whose product MKKIESEKIIDLSHLRPWSFSKVQKAKKCAYDFYWSYVDKKEPAERADFFVLGSGVHFILENAIETAFKRCRPLNFEILNYFFEKFRKFEPGISYEKLKPFFPNILNYVNSQIRRIEKIKFFFSEVDLCINRRFEPIDFNGEEAFIRGKLDFVFALDDTLYIVDHKTNRSREFSNKLKTQLRWYALLAKAKFPQFKKLALEVHNVRYGTVQRIIFTDTDVKHFQLKLLPIIEMIEMELADKSFSQLVPSPSSTNCRWCDFRHICPAKKC is encoded by the coding sequence ATGAAAAAGATAGAAAGTGAAAAAATAATAGATTTATCTCATCTAAGGCCGTGGTCTTTCTCCAAAGTTCAGAAAGCCAAAAAGTGTGCTTACGATTTTTACTGGAGTTACGTGGATAAAAAAGAGCCGGCAGAGCGAGCTGACTTCTTTGTTCTTGGAAGTGGCGTTCATTTTATTCTTGAAAATGCTATAGAAACTGCTTTTAAAAGGTGCAGACCGTTAAATTTTGAGATTTTAAACTACTTTTTTGAGAAGTTCAGAAAATTTGAACCGGGAATTTCTTATGAGAAGCTAAAACCGTTTTTCCCCAATATCCTGAACTATGTTAATAGCCAGATAAGAAGGATAGAAAAAATAAAGTTTTTCTTTTCAGAAGTTGATTTATGTATAAATAGGCGGTTTGAACCGATAGATTTTAACGGAGAGGAAGCCTTTATAAGGGGCAAGCTTGATTTTGTTTTTGCCCTTGACGATACTCTCTATATTGTTGACCATAAAACCAACAGAAGCAGGGAGTTTTCAAACAAACTGAAAACTCAGCTTAGATGGTATGCGCTTCTTGCTAAAGCAAAATTCCCTCAATTTAAAAAACTTGCTCTTGAAGTGCATAATGTTCGTTATGGGACGGTTCAACGGATTATTTTTACTGATACTGATGTAAAGCATTTTCAGCTTAAACTTCTGCCAATAATTGAAATGATAGAAATGGAACTGGCGGATAAAAGTTTCTCACAGCTTGTTCCTTCTCCTTCTTCCACAAACTGCAGATGGTGTGATTTTCGTCATATCTGTCCGGCGAAAAAGTGTTAG
- a CDS encoding transglutaminaseTgpA domain-containing protein, whose protein sequence is MRKIPVRIIVFILSVVASIIGSATILPFINPILSAIFILSLIAAVYQEKTGKQFENRTVLNIVSILGSVFFLSKLSLNNLITPIAETLTFLLSVKLIEKKDVRDFYQIFALSLFLFTASSIFLLNIKFLFLFILEAIIIITGTVLLTFLKENRKLKLSTKELTKILSFSIIFITVAIPLTIFFFIILPRTQAPLFNLIPQQKRVITGFSNSINLGGVSEIQESNTIFMRVSVKKLEKPPYFRSITFEKFFKNRWIHIKTERKKITIKGEKIYQTVILEPYGDKYLPLINIPYQISQIKAKREGSFFVYPKPVTKRVRYTGVSVLTNEIEEPLTEKEKKLYLSLPPMPEIEKFVKERFKNTPENQLPQEILKLFQKEYRYTLKGLPVSLKDFLLNVKKGNCEYFASAAAVIFRLKGIPARLVGGFYSGEYNPYGNYYLIMGKNAHVWVEYYRNGKWHHFEPTFAAGQETIQGTGEQTAQAVAQKKKSLKEKLFLLMDTLNYYFISTVINYDFTTQIKTFSKLRTSFSTFKKLPDLNVKSLLSKEETIYTATLLLLFVTLIILMKNRKTVVEEFYETLEKKGYVRQGNEPLETFVKRIDDKNLREKALEFVRIYQESFYRDEPICCKTLENLRNIIKEIKKGGEDGPAS, encoded by the coding sequence ATGAGAAAAATACCTGTTCGCATTATCGTATTTATCCTATCAGTTGTAGCATCCATAATAGGAAGTGCAACTATTTTACCTTTTATAAACCCAATCTTATCTGCTATCTTCATCCTTTCACTAATTGCAGCAGTATATCAGGAAAAAACTGGAAAACAGTTTGAAAACAGAACCGTTTTAAACATAGTATCTATTCTTGGATCCGTGTTTTTTCTTTCAAAACTATCACTAAATAACCTTATAACCCCTATTGCAGAAACACTCACATTTCTTCTATCGGTAAAACTGATTGAAAAGAAAGATGTAAGGGATTTCTACCAGATATTTGCCCTTTCTCTCTTCCTCTTTACAGCATCTTCAATATTTCTTTTAAACATAAAATTTCTCTTTCTGTTCATCCTTGAAGCTATAATCATCATAACAGGCACAGTGCTTTTAACATTTCTAAAAGAGAACAGAAAACTCAAACTCTCAACAAAAGAACTTACAAAAATACTGAGTTTCAGCATCATATTTATAACCGTAGCTATCCCCCTTACCATCTTCTTTTTTATAATACTTCCCAGAACTCAGGCTCCACTCTTTAACCTTATACCCCAACAGAAAAGAGTTATCACAGGATTTTCAAACAGCATAAACCTCGGTGGTGTCAGTGAAATTCAAGAATCAAATACCATTTTTATGAGAGTTTCCGTAAAAAAACTTGAAAAACCGCCTTATTTTAGAAGTATTACCTTTGAAAAATTCTTTAAAAACCGCTGGATACACATTAAAACAGAAAGAAAAAAAATAACCATTAAAGGAGAAAAAATATATCAAACCGTAATTCTTGAACCTTACGGTGATAAATACCTGCCGCTCATCAACATACCCTACCAGATTTCACAGATAAAAGCAAAACGGGAAGGAAGCTTCTTCGTATATCCAAAACCTGTAACAAAAAGAGTCCGATACACGGGAGTATCTGTATTAACAAATGAAATAGAAGAACCTTTAACAGAAAAAGAGAAAAAACTTTATCTTTCCCTACCGCCAATGCCTGAAATTGAAAAATTTGTTAAAGAAAGATTTAAAAACACCCCTGAAAATCAACTACCCCAAGAAATTCTTAAACTTTTTCAAAAAGAGTATAGGTACACTCTTAAAGGATTACCTGTTTCCCTTAAGGATTTCCTTTTAAATGTGAAAAAGGGAAACTGTGAATACTTTGCAAGTGCCGCCGCGGTAATTTTCAGACTAAAGGGAATCCCTGCCCGGCTTGTAGGAGGATTTTATTCAGGAGAGTATAACCCTTACGGAAACTACTATCTGATAATGGGCAAAAACGCTCATGTATGGGTTGAGTATTACAGAAACGGAAAGTGGCATCACTTTGAACCAACATTTGCAGCCGGACAGGAAACTATTCAGGGAACAGGAGAACAAACAGCACAGGCAGTAGCACAAAAAAAGAAAAGTTTAAAAGAGAAATTGTTCCTCCTTATGGATACACTAAACTACTATTTCATAAGCACCGTTATAAACTACGATTTCACAACCCAGATAAAAACGTTCTCAAAACTTAGAACCAGCTTTTCCACATTTAAGAAACTGCCAGACCTAAACGTTAAAAGCCTGCTCTCAAAAGAGGAAACCATTTACACTGCAACACTTCTTCTACTTTTTGTTACACTGATAATCCTTATGAAAAACAGAAAAACGGTTGTGGAAGAGTTTTATGAAACTTTAGAAAAGAAAGGCTACGTAAGACAAGGAAACGAACCCCTTGAAACTTTTGTAAAAAGAATTGATGATAAAAATTTAAGAGAAAAAGCGTTAGAGTTTGTTAGAATCTATCAGGAAAGTTTTTACAGGGATGAACCTATCTGCTGTAAAACCCTTGAAAACCTGAGAAATATAATAAAGGAGATAAAAAAGGGAGGAGAAGATGGACCAGCTTCTTAA